A genomic region of Exiguobacterium oxidotolerans JCM 12280 contains the following coding sequences:
- a CDS encoding phosphoribosylanthranilate isomerase, whose translation MTRIKFCGLRRADDVIVASRLADYIGFVFAPSKRQVTLEQAAELRQLVPATVQVVGVFVSPTLQEVEAAIETVGLDLIQIHGVMDEAIRRQTKIPIIQALVAGATSIDTEADYILYDAPEAGSGQPFDWSTDLTSTRPMFVAGGLTPSNVAAAIARYQPFAVDVSSGIETEFQKDQQKMLAFAHAVKGR comes from the coding sequence ATGACACGCATTAAATTTTGCGGATTACGGCGCGCCGATGATGTGATCGTCGCGAGCCGACTCGCCGACTACATCGGTTTCGTGTTCGCGCCGAGTAAACGTCAGGTCACGCTCGAACAGGCAGCCGAATTGCGGCAATTGGTTCCGGCAACGGTCCAAGTCGTCGGTGTTTTCGTCTCGCCGACCTTACAAGAAGTCGAAGCGGCGATTGAAACGGTCGGACTGGATTTGATTCAAATTCACGGTGTGATGGACGAAGCGATTCGTAGACAAACGAAAATTCCAATCATTCAGGCACTCGTCGCGGGCGCTACTTCAATCGATACGGAAGCCGATTATATACTTTACGACGCGCCGGAAGCTGGAAGCGGGCAACCGTTCGATTGGTCGACGGATTTAACAAGTACCCGACCGATGTTCGTCGCCGGCGGTTTGACACCATCGAACGTCGCAGCAGCGATCGCGCGCTATCAGCCGTTCGCAGTGGATGTCTCGAGTGGAATCGAAACGGAGTTTCAAAAAGATCAACAAAAAATGCTGGCATTCGCACATGCCGTAAAGGGGAGATGA
- the trpA gene encoding tryptophan synthase subunit alpha produces MRLEQAIRTVNDRGEKAFIPYVMGGDGGIDRLPDILSFLERSGATAIEVGVPFSDPVADGPVIQEAGLRALAHEVSLHDVLEAIRVARQETTVPIVVMTYLNPIFRFGIDAFLATCREVGVDGLIIPDLPLEQSAQFFAKHDKQDIALVQLVSLTSPIERIQKIANQSEGFLYAVTVNGTTGGQTTFGESLEAHLARVAELSPVPVLAGFGISTPAHVKQLGASVAGVIVGSKIVELLQQEDTSAIEQLMAARLPDLHV; encoded by the coding sequence ATGCGATTAGAACAAGCAATCCGAACAGTCAATGACCGTGGTGAAAAAGCATTTATTCCGTATGTCATGGGAGGAGACGGGGGAATCGACCGTCTGCCGGACATTTTGTCATTCCTCGAACGGAGCGGGGCGACCGCGATCGAAGTCGGTGTCCCGTTCTCAGATCCTGTCGCGGATGGACCGGTCATTCAAGAAGCCGGTCTCCGCGCGCTTGCACACGAAGTTAGCTTACACGACGTCCTCGAAGCGATTCGGGTCGCACGTCAAGAAACGACGGTCCCGATCGTCGTCATGACCTACTTGAATCCAATCTTCCGCTTCGGCATCGATGCCTTTCTCGCGACATGTCGCGAAGTCGGGGTCGACGGCTTAATCATTCCGGACTTACCACTTGAACAGAGTGCACAGTTTTTTGCGAAGCATGACAAACAAGACATCGCCCTCGTCCAACTTGTTTCATTGACGAGTCCGATTGAACGGATTCAAAAAATCGCGAATCAAAGCGAAGGATTCCTGTATGCCGTCACGGTCAATGGGACGACTGGGGGACAGACGACGTTCGGTGAGTCGCTCGAAGCCCACCTCGCTCGTGTCGCAGAGTTAAGTCCCGTTCCGGTCCTCGCCGGATTTGGAATCAGTACGCCAGCACACGTCAAACAGTTAGGGGCTTCGGTCGCGGGTGTCATCGTCGGTAGTAAAATCGTTGAATTGTTACAACAAGAAGATACATCAGCGATTGAGCAATTGATGGCAGCCCGGTTACCCGATCTTCACGTCTAA
- the trpC gene encoding indole-3-glycerol phosphate synthase TrpC translates to MNILDRIIETKKREVAELKVSGVKQIERSPLRRSIHERLGQDDLSVIAEIKRASPSKGDISLDVDPVAQAKRYAASGATVISVLTDTTYFKGSMADLEAVANAVDVPILCKDFMIDRIQIDLAKAHGASLILLIVAALDEATLEDLYHYAYANGLEVLVEVHDEAELKQAEQLGARIIGINNRNLKKFAVDLATSTRLLQTKRPGVRYISESGIQTVEQARQLHQDGADGILVGETLMRAEDPAAFIQAVNGPVYDTH, encoded by the coding sequence ATGAATATTTTAGACCGCATCATTGAAACGAAAAAACGTGAAGTAGCTGAACTCAAGGTGTCGGGAGTCAAGCAGATCGAACGGTCACCGTTACGTCGTTCGATTCACGAACGTCTCGGCCAAGACGATTTGTCGGTCATCGCGGAAATTAAACGGGCGTCTCCTTCAAAAGGTGACATCTCGCTCGACGTCGACCCTGTCGCTCAAGCAAAACGGTATGCAGCGAGTGGGGCAACGGTCATCTCGGTTTTGACGGATACGACGTATTTCAAAGGGAGCATGGCGGATCTTGAGGCAGTCGCAAATGCAGTTGACGTGCCAATCCTCTGTAAAGATTTTATGATTGACCGGATTCAAATCGATCTTGCGAAAGCGCACGGAGCGAGCTTAATCTTATTGATCGTCGCGGCACTTGACGAAGCGACACTGGAAGACTTGTATCACTATGCCTACGCAAACGGACTCGAAGTTTTGGTGGAAGTCCATGATGAAGCGGAACTGAAGCAAGCAGAACAGCTCGGTGCACGGATCATCGGCATCAACAACCGGAACTTAAAAAAATTCGCTGTCGACTTAGCGACATCGACACGGCTGTTGCAGACGAAGCGTCCAGGCGTCCGGTATATCAGTGAAAGCGGGATTCAGACGGTCGAGCAGGCACGTCAGCTCCATCAAGACGGGGCAGACGGCATTTTAGTCGGTGAAACGCTGATGCGCGCAGAGGATCCCGCCGCCTTCATTCAAGCAGTCAACGGACCGGTCTATGACACGCATTAA
- the trpB gene encoding tryptophan synthase subunit beta produces MGYSQPDALGQYGVYGGRYIPETLMQAVLELEQAYVEVKEDPAFYERMNDLLKNYVGRETPLYFAEHLTREIGGAKIYLKREDLNHTGAHKINNTIGQALLAERMGKRKIVAETGAGQHGVATATVCALLDLECVIFMGEEDVRRQELNVFRMELLGAKVIPVTQGSRTLKDAVNEALRYWVKHVEDTHYLMGSVLGPHPFPELVRDFQAVIGKETRAQILEKEGVLPDAIVACVGGGSNAIGMFHPFIDDETVALYGIEAAGDGIETDKHAATMTKGEVGVLHGSMMYLLQDAHGQVTEAHSISAGLDYPGVGPEHSLLKDIGRVQYEAVTDQEALDALQLLCQKEGIIPALETAHAVAHATKLAKDMSEDEILVICLSGRGDKDVMTVRSALKGEA; encoded by the coding sequence ATGGGTTATTCACAACCAGATGCACTTGGTCAATATGGAGTTTATGGTGGACGCTACATTCCGGAAACATTGATGCAAGCCGTTCTTGAACTGGAACAGGCCTATGTCGAAGTCAAAGAGGATCCGGCGTTTTATGAACGGATGAACGATCTCTTAAAAAATTACGTCGGGCGTGAGACACCACTCTACTTCGCGGAACATTTGACGCGGGAAATCGGTGGCGCAAAGATTTACTTGAAACGGGAAGACCTGAACCATACGGGCGCTCATAAAATCAATAATACGATTGGACAAGCTCTACTCGCAGAGCGGATGGGGAAACGAAAAATCGTCGCCGAGACCGGTGCCGGACAACACGGTGTTGCGACGGCGACCGTCTGTGCCTTACTTGATTTAGAATGTGTCATCTTCATGGGGGAAGAGGATGTCCGGCGTCAAGAATTGAACGTCTTCCGGATGGAACTGCTTGGGGCGAAGGTCATCCCGGTCACACAGGGCAGTCGGACCCTGAAGGATGCCGTTAATGAAGCGTTACGTTACTGGGTCAAACATGTTGAGGATACACACTATTTGATGGGATCGGTTCTCGGGCCACATCCGTTCCCGGAACTTGTCCGTGACTTCCAAGCCGTCATCGGGAAAGAGACGCGGGCGCAAATTCTTGAAAAAGAGGGTGTCTTACCGGACGCGATCGTCGCTTGTGTCGGTGGCGGGAGTAACGCGATTGGTATGTTCCATCCGTTCATCGATGATGAAACGGTTGCGCTGTACGGAATTGAAGCAGCGGGAGACGGAATTGAGACGGACAAACATGCAGCGACGATGACGAAAGGGGAAGTCGGTGTCTTACACGGGTCGATGATGTACTTGCTACAGGATGCGCACGGTCAAGTCACGGAAGCCCATTCGATTTCAGCCGGGCTCGATTATCCAGGCGTCGGACCGGAACATAGTCTCTTAAAAGACATTGGCCGTGTCCAGTATGAAGCCGTCACGGATCAAGAAGCACTCGATGCGCTCCAGTTGTTATGCCAAAAAGAAGGCATCATTCCAGCGCTCGAAACAGCCCATGCCGTCGCCCATGCGACGAAGCTTGCGAAAGACATGTCGGAAGACGAGATTCTCGTCATCTGTTTATCCGGTCGTGGTGATAAAGATGTCATGACGGTCAGATCGGCCTTAAAGGGGGAAGCGTGA
- a CDS encoding penicillin-binding transpeptidase domain-containing protein, with translation MLKRQSMLLVAASATSIGILVGCQDQPTAEERLASYSKLWEKQDYDKMYADYVSQTTQKEYGESQFIERTKKLNDTLEIKNISITPGKAPDSDDEKKQLLPVTVKFDTVAGPVSFKKDVPLVYETKKDTDNWYVDWDPSFLFEDFEQADQIKLNTLTAKRGELIDRNEKPLATTGQGFEVGVTAGQLDDTTKKKVASLLDRSTNSIDDALSASWVKDGQFVPLKTFDPSKEAIVKQLEAIKGVSVKETEVRTYPYGEATSHLIGYIGAATAEDVKQSNHKIQAGERVGKRGLEQVFDDELRGQSGTSIEIVKSDQDEPVTVAETKVKDGKDITLTIDGALQQSTYETMNGEPGVATAIDPRTGETRTLVSSPGFDPSEFTLGISQDRLDTLTNDPDQPLLNRFTSAFAPGSTQKPLTASIGLKAGKLDPDKAYSIDGLKWKKDGFNVTRIHETPDPVDLHNALVYSDNIYFAQSTLEVGADTFTDGLQALGYGEKIPFAYPMRASQISNDGTISSDGQLMDTSYGQGQMLTNIVHLASMYEIFLTDGTIYQPTLRADEKTKQVWKQDLISKNDASMIRKDLYDVVHAGYDLPADIQEVAVAGKTGTAELKQAGETKGKENGFFVGYDNDDPTLLVAMMIESVEQEDRGSPYVSGLVAEVLKDAEGR, from the coding sequence ATGTTGAAACGACAATCCATGCTGCTCGTTGCGGCAAGCGCCACGAGCATCGGCATCCTTGTCGGCTGTCAAGATCAGCCGACAGCAGAAGAACGACTCGCTTCCTATTCAAAGCTTTGGGAAAAACAAGATTATGACAAGATGTATGCGGATTATGTTAGTCAAACGACACAAAAAGAGTACGGTGAAAGTCAGTTCATCGAACGAACGAAAAAATTGAACGATACGCTTGAAATCAAAAATATTTCCATTACACCAGGAAAAGCACCCGACTCAGATGATGAGAAGAAACAACTATTGCCCGTCACCGTCAAATTCGATACGGTTGCAGGACCTGTATCGTTCAAGAAAGATGTCCCACTCGTCTACGAGACAAAAAAAGATACAGACAATTGGTACGTCGACTGGGATCCTTCCTTCCTGTTCGAAGACTTCGAACAAGCGGATCAAATCAAATTGAACACGCTTACCGCAAAACGCGGTGAGTTAATCGATCGGAATGAAAAACCACTCGCGACGACTGGTCAAGGCTTTGAAGTCGGTGTGACAGCTGGCCAGCTGGATGACACGACCAAAAAGAAAGTCGCTTCTCTCCTCGACCGGTCGACGAATTCGATTGACGACGCCCTATCGGCATCTTGGGTCAAAGACGGTCAGTTTGTTCCGTTAAAAACATTTGATCCGTCTAAAGAAGCAATTGTTAAGCAACTGGAGGCAATCAAAGGGGTCAGCGTCAAGGAAACGGAAGTGCGGACTTACCCATACGGTGAAGCGACTTCCCATTTAATCGGTTATATTGGTGCGGCGACTGCTGAAGACGTCAAACAGTCGAACCATAAAATCCAAGCCGGTGAACGGGTTGGTAAACGCGGACTTGAACAAGTATTCGATGATGAACTTCGTGGCCAGTCCGGAACGAGCATCGAAATCGTGAAGTCGGATCAGGACGAACCGGTAACCGTCGCCGAGACGAAGGTCAAAGACGGGAAAGACATTACGCTGACGATCGATGGTGCGCTCCAACAGTCGACGTACGAGACGATGAACGGTGAACCGGGTGTCGCAACTGCAATCGATCCAAGAACCGGTGAAACACGGACCCTCGTCAGCTCACCGGGGTTTGATCCGAGTGAGTTCACACTCGGTATCTCACAAGATCGACTCGACACATTAACGAATGATCCAGATCAACCCTTACTCAATCGCTTCACGAGTGCCTTTGCACCCGGATCGACACAAAAACCACTGACGGCTTCTATCGGTCTGAAGGCCGGAAAATTAGATCCCGATAAAGCCTATTCGATTGACGGCTTAAAGTGGAAAAAGGATGGTTTCAATGTCACCCGGATCCATGAGACGCCGGATCCTGTCGATTTACACAATGCGCTAGTCTACTCGGATAATATTTACTTCGCGCAGTCGACGCTTGAAGTCGGAGCCGACACTTTTACGGATGGACTCCAGGCACTCGGTTACGGTGAAAAAATTCCGTTCGCCTATCCGATGCGGGCTTCACAGATTTCAAACGACGGTACCATTTCATCTGACGGTCAGTTAATGGATACATCGTACGGACAAGGTCAGATGTTGACGAACATCGTTCACCTCGCTTCGATGTACGAAATCTTTTTGACAGACGGAACCATCTATCAGCCAACGTTACGGGCGGATGAAAAAACGAAACAAGTCTGGAAACAGGATTTAATCTCTAAGAATGACGCCTCGATGATCCGAAAAGATTTGTATGATGTCGTCCATGCGGGTTATGACTTACCTGCTGACATACAGGAAGTCGCCGTTGCCGGTAAGACGGGAACGGCTGAACTCAAGCAAGCTGGAGAAACAAAAGGAAAGGAAAATGGCTTTTTCGTCGGTTATGACAACGATGACCCGACGTTACTCGTCGCGATGATGATTGAATCGGTCGAACAGGAAGACCGTGGCAGTCCATATGTTTCCGGCCTTGTCGCGGAAGTCTTGAAAGATGCGGAGGGACGATAA
- the trpD gene encoding anthranilate phosphoribosyltransferase → MKEILTKLAAAKHLRYDEMQQAARQLFEPNVTDSEIAAFLVALKAKGETAEELAGLASIMREVALDIPVTGTDFIDNCGTGGDGSQSFNISTTAAFVLAGAGAKVAKHGNRSISSKTGSADVLEALGVKLDETPEQLANRLEENGIAFLFAQRMHPRVKQIMKVRSDLRIPTIFNLIGPLTNPVSLKTQLLGIYREDLLETMALTLHRLGRNRAIVLHGANGMDEASLAGTNQLVLLDDGELIRFSLHPEEVGLTVAPLEAIRGGSAQENADILLRVLDGEAGPYRDTVLLNAGIALFAEGRVKTIREGIDCAIVSIDSGQAREKLRQLQQTKRQEAIG, encoded by the coding sequence ATGAAAGAGATATTAACGAAACTAGCAGCTGCGAAGCATTTACGATACGACGAGATGCAACAAGCAGCACGACAACTGTTTGAACCGAACGTGACGGATAGCGAAATCGCCGCATTTCTCGTCGCCTTAAAAGCAAAAGGCGAAACAGCGGAGGAACTAGCGGGACTCGCCTCGATCATGCGGGAAGTCGCACTCGACATTCCGGTCACGGGAACGGACTTCATCGACAACTGCGGGACGGGTGGCGACGGCTCACAATCATTCAACATCAGTACGACAGCTGCCTTCGTTCTCGCAGGTGCAGGAGCGAAGGTCGCGAAGCACGGTAACCGGAGTATCTCGAGTAAAACGGGCAGTGCCGATGTCCTCGAGGCATTAGGTGTTAAACTGGATGAAACACCCGAGCAACTCGCAAATCGACTCGAAGAAAACGGGATTGCGTTTTTATTCGCTCAGCGGATGCACCCGCGTGTCAAACAAATTATGAAGGTCCGGAGCGATTTACGGATCCCGACGATCTTCAACTTGATTGGTCCGTTAACGAACCCGGTCTCTTTAAAAACACAATTGCTCGGGATTTACCGGGAAGATTTACTCGAGACGATGGCGTTGACGTTACACCGTCTCGGACGCAACCGGGCAATCGTCTTACACGGGGCGAACGGAATGGATGAAGCCTCACTCGCTGGAACAAACCAACTTGTGTTACTCGACGACGGAGAATTGATTCGCTTCAGTCTCCATCCGGAAGAAGTCGGATTGACCGTCGCCCCACTCGAAGCGATTCGTGGCGGGTCGGCTCAAGAAAATGCCGACATCTTACTACGTGTCCTTGACGGGGAAGCGGGACCCTACCGAGATACGGTGTTACTCAACGCCGGCATCGCCTTGTTCGCGGAAGGACGGGTCAAAACGATTCGCGAAGGAATCGATTGTGCGATCGTCAGTATCGATTCCGGACAAGCACGAGAAAAACTGCGACAATTGCAACAGACGAAACGACAGGAGGCAATCGGATGA